From the Bradyrhizobium ontarionense genome, the window CGAACCCATGAGCATCTGATCGGAATCCCGGGCCTCACCCTGATCTCGACCATCGCAATGGTCACCGTCATGATCATCGGCATCCTGATGGGGTTGCCGCGGCTGCGCAACACGCTGTCCGGCTGGCACAAGGGCGCGGCCTGGTTCACGCTGCCTCTGATTTTGCTCAGCCCGCTCACCGGACTCTGTCTCGAGCTCGGCCTGACCTTCGCAGGCAGCGCTCCGCCCGCCGCAGCCAAGCGCATCTCGCTGCCCGAGGCCGTCAGCATTGTCGCCAAGGACCACGACCTGTCGTCGGTGAACTCGATCGGCAGTCGCGGCGGACGGATGATGGCGCGGATCATCGAGGACGATGAGCTCAGGGCCTATGCTGTTACGCCCGACGGGCTCTCTGCGTTGCCCCGCAACTGGCCGCGCCTGCTGCACGAGGGCAACTGGTCGCTGATCGGCAGCGCGGCCAACGTGCTGATCTCGGTTGCGCTGTTCGCACTGCTGATCACAGGCGTGCTGATCTGGACGCAGCGCCGGCTGCGGCGCCCGAATCGCGCGCGCAACGTGCCCGCGAAGCCCGCGGTCGCATCCTCGATGACGTCCTGACGACCTCTACTGTCGCTTGGAGCCGGCTCGCCCCGCGAGCCGGCTCCAAGCAACCTCCCGCGCGATCCGCGCGCGCTGCTCCGCCCGGGCCTAGCCTGGACAACGCGGGCTCGACAGCAGAGCCTTCTCTATCATTGTGAGAAGCAACGTCGCCGCTCGACATTGCGGGAATGGCAGCGGCGCGTTCTCGGCGCTCGTCTCAGAATTGTCATGCGCGCGTCCGGTGCAGGCGAGCGCCGACGCCGCGCGGCGGCGCGCAAGGGGCGAAGCTGTGAGTAAGCTCGTCCTGTCATCAACGTGACTTGACTAGGCCTGGACTGCCACGGCATCGTCCGCATCATAAAACGAAACGGTTTAGTTTTATGTCAGGTTATGTCCAATTGTTTCGCACCTGTCTTGGGCTGGTCCCGAGACGCGGCGCGCTGCCCTTTCCGCTCGGCCTCGTCGGCTGCAGCGTGCTGCTCGCGTCCTGCGCCGCCGGCCCGGATTTCATGTCCCCCGATGCGCCGGCTGCGACCGGCTACGTGGCCGAGCATCGCCTCGTGGCGACCGCCAGCGCCGCGACGCCTGGCGGCAACGCCCAGAGCTTCGCATCTGGGAGCGACCTGCCCGGCACATGGTGGGCGCTGTTTCACTCCCGGCAGATCAACGCCTTCGTCGAGGAAGCGATTCGCAACCATCCGGACATCGAAGCCGCGCAATTGGCGCTGCGTGCGGCGCGCGAGAACGCGCTGTCGCAGCAGGGCGCGCTGTTTCCCCAGGTGAGCGCCAGCGGATCCGCCGAACGCACGCAGGCCTCGACCACCCAGAACGGGCAATGGCCCGGCCAGACCTCGCTCTACACGCTCTATGGCACGTCGGTGAGCGTCAGCTATGCGCTCGACCTGTGGGGCGGCACGCGACGCCAGGTCGAGGCCCAGCAGGCCCAGGCCGACTACCAGGCGTTCAAGCTGGAGGCGACCTATCTCGCGCTGACCGCCAATGTCGTGACGGCTGCGATCACCGACGCCTCGCTGCGCGATCAGATCGCGGCGACGGAAGAGATCATCAAGGCCGAGACCGACCAGCTCGGCCGCATCCAGCGCCAGTTCGACGTCGGCGCCATCTCCAAATCCGACGTGCTGTCGCAGGAAGCGACGCTGGCGCAGGCCAAGGCGACGTTGGCACCGCTGCAGAAGCAGCTGGCGCAGCAGCGCGACCAGCTGATGGCCTATCTCGGCCGGCTGCCGAGCCAGGACCGCGGTGAGCATGTCAGCCTTGCCGCACTGAAGCTGCCGCACAAGCTGCCAGTGTCGCTGCCGTCGGCGCTGGTCCGCCAACGTCCCGACATCCGGCAGGCCGAGGCCACGTTGCACCAGGCGACCGCGACGGTCGGCGTCGGGATCGCCAACCTGCTGCCGCAGGTGACGCTGTCGGGCAGCTATGGCGCGAGCGGACCGGAGCGGCTGTTCTCGCCGACGACGATCGTGTGGGATGCGGCCTCGAGCGTCAGCCAGAAGCTGATCGACGGCGGCACGCTCTACCATACCAAGGAGGCCGACGTCGCAACCTTCGAGCAGGATCTGTCGCTCTACAAGAGCACGGTCATCACGGCGTTCCAGAACGTTGCGGATTCGCTGCGCGCCATCCAGTACGACGCCGAGGCGCTGAAGGCCCAGGCCGCCGCCGAGAAGGCCACCGCGGACAGCCTCGCCATGGCGGTCGAGCAGTTCAAGAGCGGCGCCGTGCCCTACGCCAACGTCATCAATGCGCAGCAATCCTATCTCAACGCACGCGTCTCCCGCATCAAGTCGCAAGCCACGCGCTTCAGCGACACCTCGGCGCTGTTCCAGGCGCTCGGCGGCGGCTGGTGGAATCGCCAGGACGAGACGCCAGCAGCGCTGCCCCGCGCCAATCCCGGCTACTTCGCCGGCCCTACCCGCAATTCCCAGGAAGCAATGTAATGATCAAACGCATGACGATCATGCTGGCCGTCATGGCCGTTCTATTCGGCGGCCTCTACGGCTTCCAGAGCTTCAAGGGCATCATGATCGCCAAGGCAATCGGCGCCATGGCGAACCCGCCGCAGACGGTCTCGACCGCGGTCGCGGAGACGGCGCCCTGGCGCTCCAACCTCACTGCCGTCGGCTCGCTGCGCGCCGTGAACGGCGCCGATCTGGCGCTGCAGGCCGCAGGCATCGTGCAGAGCATCCAGTTCAATTCGGGTGACGCCGTCGAAGCCGGTCAGCAATTGCTTCAACTCGTCGCGACCGACGACGTCGCCAAGCTGCAATCGCTGCAGGCCACCGCCGAGAACTACGCCATCGTCGTCAAGCGCGACGAGGAGCAGATCAAGTTCAACGCGGTCAGCCAGGCCACGCTCGACAGCGACCGCGCCAATCTGAAGAACGCGCAGGCTCTCGTGACGCAGCAGAAAGCGATCGTCGAGCAGAAGACCCTGAAGGCGCCGTTCGCCGGCCGGCTCGGCATCCGCGCCGTCGATCTCGGACAGTTTCTCAGCGCCGGCACCACGATCGTGACGCTGCAGAGCCTCGATCCGATCTTCGTCGACTTCTATCTGCCGCAGCAATCGCTCGCCGACATCCGGATCGGCCAGGACGTCGGCATCGCCGTCGATGCCTTCCCCGCCGAGCGCTTCACCGGCCAGATCTCGGCGATCAACGCCAAGGTCGATTCCGGCAGCCGCAACGTTCAGGTTCGCGCCACCCTGCACAACGATGCAGCGCGGCTGCTGCCGGGCATGTTCGCCAAGGTGGAGATCGCGACCGGCAGCCCTGAGCAGTTCGTGACGCTGCCTTTGACGGCGATCGTCAGCAACCCTTACGGCGATCTCGTCTACGTCGTCGACGATCTCAAGGACGGCCAGGGCAAGGCGCGACAGATGTTCGTGAAGAGCAAGCCGGCCAAGGGCGACCGGATCGCGATCACCGACGGCATCAAGCCGGGCGAGACCGTCGTGATCGCGGGCCAGATCAAGCTGCGCAACGGCAGTCCGGTCAAGATCGACAACTCGCACGTGCCCGTCGCCGAGGCGGCACCGAACGTCGTCGACCAGTAATTCGCGCAGCCTCCGACCGTCAGAGCCAACATCCATGCGTTTCACAGACATCTTCATCCGCCGGCCGGTGCTGGCGCTCGTCGTCAGCGCCCTCATCCTGGTGCTCGGCCTGCGCTCGATGACGACGCTGGCGATCCTGCAATATCCGCGGACGCAGAATGCGATCGTCACCGTGAGCACGGCCTATGCCGGCGCCGATTCCGACATCATCGCCGGCTTCATCACGACGCCGTTGGAGAACGCGATCGCCCAGGCCAACGGCATCGACTACATGACCTCGACCAGCGTCACCGGCAGCAGCACCATCACGGTGAACCTGCGGCTCAACTATGATTCCGGCAAGGCGATGACCGAGATCAACGCCAAGGTGAACTCGGTGCTGAACCAGCTGCCGACCGGCACGCAGCAGCCGACCCTGACCTTGAAGGTCGGGCAGACCATCGACTCGATGTATATTGGCTTCGCCAGCGACGTGCTCGCGCCGAACCAGATCACCGACTACCTCACGCGCGTGGTGCAGCCGAAGCTGCAGGCCGTCTCCGGCGTGCAGACCGCCGAGCTGCTCGGCGCCAAGAAATTCGCGCTGCGCGCCTGGCTCGATCCCGACAAACTCGCCGCCTATGGCCTGACCGCGACCGACGTGTCGACGGCGCTGTCGGGCAACGATTACATCTCCGGTCTCGGCACCACCAAGGGCCGTCTCGTCCAGGTCGACCTCGCCGCCGCGACCAACCTGCATTCGCTCGAACAATATCGCAACCTGGTCGTGAAGCAGGTCAACGGCGCCATCATCCGCCTGCGGGACGTCGCAAGTGTCACGCTCGGCAATGACGACTACGATTCGGCGACCCGCTTCAACGGCAGGACCGCGGTCTATATCGGCATCCAGGTGGCGCCGACCGCCAACCTGCTCGACGTCATCAACGGCGTCAAGGCGATCCTTCCCGAGCTGCAGCGGCAATTGCCGAACGGCATCACCAGCGAGATCCTCTACGACTCCACCGACTTCGTGAACTCGTCCATCGACGAGGTGATCCATACGCTGGTGGAGGCGATCGGGATCGTGATCGTCGTCGTGTTCATGTTCCTGGGGTCGTGGCGCTCGGTGCTGATCCCGGTGATCGCCATTCCGCTGTCGCTGATCGGCACCTTCGGCCTGATGCTGCTGATGGGCTTCTCCATCAACCTGCTGACCTTGCTGGCGCTGGTGCTCGCGATCGGCCTCGTCGTCGACGACGCCATCATCGTCGTGGAGAGCGTGCACCGCCTGATCGACGAGGGCGTGCCGCCGGTCGAAGCGGCGATCCAGTCGGCGCGGGCACTGGCGAGCCCGATCATCGCGATGACCGTGGTGCTGATCGCGGTCTACGTGCCCGTCGGCTTCCAGGGCGGCCTGACCGGCGCCCTGTTCACCGAATTCGCCTTCACGCTCGCCGGCGCCGTCACCGTCTCTGCGGTGATCGCGCTAACGCTGTCGCCGATGAACTGCGCCTGGCTGCTGCGCCGGACCGAGCGCGATGCCACCACGCTGGAGGCGCGCCTGGTCCGCGCCATCGACCACGTGCTCGAACGGCTCGCGCATGGCTATCGCGGCTTGCTCGAAAGCGTGTTCACCACCAAGCCGGTGGTCGTGGTGTTCGCGCTGCTGATGCTGGCGATGATTCCCTGGCTCTATGTCAGCTCGACCAGCGAGCTCGCGCCCGACGAGGACCAGGGCATCGTGCTGTCGCTGACGAACTCGGCGCCATCAGCCACCCTCGAGCAGCGCCAGTTCTACGGCCAGCAGCTGTACGGCTTGATCGCCCAACGGCCGGAGACGCGCACCGTGTTCCAGATCGACACCTCGACGCAGGTGATCGGCGGCTGGGTTCTGAAGCCCTGGGATCAGCGCAAGGCAACGACCAAGACCTTGCAGCCGGAATTCCAGCAGCTCTTGAACGGCATTGCCGGCGCCCGCTCGGTCGCCTTCCAGCCCTCGCCGCTGCCGGGCAGCAACGGCCTGCCGATCCAGTTCGTGATCGGCAGCACCGGCACGTTCGGCGAGCTCAACGACGTGTCGCGCGATTTCATGGCCAAGGCGCTGGCGAGCGGCCGGTTCATCTTCCTCGACAGCGACCTGAAGATCGACAAGCCGCAGACCACCGTGGTGTTCGACCGCGACAAGGCCGCCGATCTCGGCCTCAAGATGAGCGATCTCGGTGGCGCGCTCGCGACCATGCTGGGCGGCAACTATCTCGATTATTTCAGCCTGGAAGGCCGCTCCTACAAGGTGATCCCGCAGGTCCGGCAGAACGATCGCCTGACCGATAGCCAGTTGCTCGACTATTCGATCCGCACCAGCGGCAATGCCATGGTGCCGCTGTCGACGGTGGCTCGGCTCGAGCACAAGACGATTCCCGAGTCGCTCAACCACTTCCAGCAGATCAACGCCGCGACCATCTCCGGCGTGGCGATGCCGGGCGTCGCGATGGGCGATGCGCTCGCCACCTTGAAGGACATTTCGAAGTCGCTCCCCTCGGGCTACTCGATCGACTATGGCGGCGCCTCGCGGCAGCTGGAGCAGGAATCCGGCGGCTTCGTCACCACCTTCGTATTCGCGCTGATCATCATCTTCCTGGCGCTCGCTGCGCTGTTCAACAGCTTCGTCGATCCGATCATCATCCTGGTGTCGGTACCGATGTCGCTGGCCGGCGCGCTGATCTTCATCAGCCTCGGCATCGGCGGCGCCAGCATCAACATCTACACACAGGTCGGTCTCGTCACGCTGATGGGCCTCGTCAGCAAGCATGGCATCCTGATGGTGGAGGTCGCCAACGAGCTGCGCGAACACGGCAAGGACCGCACCGAGGCGATCATCGAAGCCGCGACGGTCCGGCTGCGGCCGATCCTGATGACCACGGCGGCGATGGTGCTCGGCGTGATCCCGCTGATCACGGCAAGCGGCGCAGGCGCGGTGTCGCGCTTCAACATGGGCCTCGTGATCGCGACCGGGCTCGCGATCGGCACCTTGTTCACGCTGTTCGTGGTCCCCGTCGTCTATGCGCTGATCGCCCATCGCGGTGCCCCGGCAGAAGCGACGTCTCAGGCGGCCGGGGCGACGGTTGCTCCATAGGCGGTTCGCAAAATCACGTAAAATCAGTATCTTAGGAGAAGAGCCGATAATCCAATGGCCCGGCATTGACAAACGACACATGTAAACGATATATCGTTTGTATGAAACGGAGATCATATCGTATGAGACATCATCATTGGAAATTCGGGCCTTCCAGCTGGGACGACGAAGAGCGCGGTTGGGCGCATCGCGGACGGCATGAGCGGCATGGCTTCGGCGAGTCCTGCGAGGACGTCCGCCTCGGCGGCCGCGGTCCCGGCTTCGGCCCACGCGGAGCCGGCCTGTTCGAACGCGGCGGACGTCGCGGCGGTCGCGAGGAGTTCGGGCGTGGCGGCGGTGGTCGCTTCTTCGGCCCCGGCGACCTGCGCAGCCTGCTGCTGTGGCTGATCGGCGAGAAGCCGCGCCATGGCTATGAGCTGATCAAGGCGGTCGAGCAGCTGGTCGGCGGTTCCTACTCACCGAGCCCCGGCTCGGTCTATCCGATCCTCAATCTGCTCGAGGACATGGGCCAGATCGAAGCCGCGGCGAGCGAAGGCGGCAAGAAGCTGTTCGCGATCACCGACGCCGGACGCCAGGCGCTGAAGGACGACGAGGCGGCGATCGAGGGCCTGCTCAGTCGGTTGCGCATCATGGCCCGCACCATGGGCGGCATGCGCCCGCCCGAGCAGGTGCTGCAGACGGTGCAGACATTGAAGATGGCGCTCAAGATGCACCGCCCCGGCTGGAGCGACGCGGAGTCGAAGCGCGTCAGCACCATCCTCACCCGGGCCATCGCCGAGATTCAGGGCGACGACGACACTGCAATCTGACCGTCGGGCGATCATCAAGAGGATTGAAGAGATGCCTCACTCCTACGCCATCGAGGTGGCCGACACGAGCCCGCGCGCCGACGGCGCGGCTGGCCCCAGCTACGGCTTCACCTTCGACAGCCATGACGACCTCAACGCCATCGTCGAACGCGTGCAGCGCCGCGGCCTGTTCGACGAGAATGAGAGCAAGGTCTTCGTCACCGGACTGAAGCTGCTTGGCGGCGTGATGCTGAACCACCGCGGCGAACCGCTGTTCGCCGAACTCGGCCCTGCGTTCAAGCAGTTCATGAAGACGTTAAAGGCAGGCGCGACGCAGGAGGCGCAGGCTTAACCTCCAGAGTTGGAGTCGGGCACGAGCCTCTCGAACGCTGCGCTCCCTCTCCCCGTTCTTCACGGGGAGAGGGTCGGGGTGAGGGGCAGCCGCACGGGAAGTTAGTCGAAGCCGGCAACGGACAGCGACGTCCCTCGATGGCATCCGCGGTATGGGTCCCGGCGTTCGCCGGGACGACAGCGATGATGAGGCGCGACCCCGCCAAACACTCCTCTGTCGTCCCGGCCTTGAGCCGGGACCCATACCGCGTGATGGTCGTTGGCGGAACAGCTCTCAATCATCACCTTCCGCACCAAAACTCCCGCTGGAGCCGCTACGCCGGCTCCAGCACCATCAATCCCGTCGCCGTGTTGGAGATCGGGATGTGATAGTTGGAATGTTCCTTGCGGACCTTCTCCGGCAAGGTGCCGCGCGCCACCATCCAGTTCAGCAGTTCGACGCCCTGCGTGCCCGACAGCTCGACCAGTTCGGCGGTCGAGTATTTTGTCGCCCAGGCGGGATCGTCGACCATGCTGGCCATGAACTTCTCGTCGAAATCCTTGTTGATGAAGCCGGCGCGCTCGCCGTCGAGCTGGTGCGACAGTCCGCCGGTGCCCATCACCACCACGCGCTGGTCCTTCGGCCACGCTTGAATAGCCCGCGCCAGCGCCTGGCCGAGCTTGTAGCAGCGCGCGGCCGACGGCAGCGGCGCCTGCACCGTGTTGACGACCACCGGCACGACCCGCACCGGCCATTTCTGGTCCGGCCAGCACAGTGCCATCGGCAAGGTGAAGGCGTGATCGACGGCCATCTCCTGGCAGGTCGTGAGATCGAAATCCTCCTTCACCAAATGCTCGATCAGGTGCCACGACAATTCGCTGTCGCCCTTGAACGGCGCGGTCTGCGGAATGCCCCAGCCCTCGTCGGCATTGCTGTAGCTGTCGGCCGCGCCGACGGCGAAGGTCGGCATCTTGTCGAGGAAGAAGTTGAGGCCGTGGTCGTTATAGACCAGCACGACGACATCGGGTTTGACCTTGGCGAGCCAGTCGCGCACATGCGGGAAGCCGTCGAAGAACGGCTTCCAATACGGATCCTGCTGCAGCCCCTTGGCGATCGCGCCGCCGATGGCGGGAACGTGAGAGGTGGTGATGCAACCTACGATCTTTGCCATGACGATTACCCCCTGGCCGCCAGAAGCTTGGCCTTGAACTGCTCTTTCGTCAGCCCGGTCTGCTGCGCGCCGATGTCCTGCATGTCGAGACCGAAGATGCCGGCGAACTTGGCG encodes:
- a CDS encoding PepSY-associated TM helix domain-containing protein, which codes for MNKQLLLKLHRWISLTFALPLLVIIVTGLILSFEPMAQVAAVKSQSVDPARVVALIKQYDPDGKARGLSIDASTQHLTLQGAPGAEVDMTSGAVVEKPAMASVFSWARRTHEHLIGIPGLTLISTIAMVTVMIIGILMGLPRLRNTLSGWHKGAAWFTLPLILLSPLTGLCLELGLTFAGSAPPAAAKRISLPEAVSIVAKDHDLSSVNSIGSRGGRMMARIIEDDELRAYAVTPDGLSALPRNWPRLLHEGNWSLIGSAANVLISVALFALLITGVLIWTQRRLRRPNRARNVPAKPAVASSMTS
- a CDS encoding efflux transporter outer membrane subunit, with product MSGYVQLFRTCLGLVPRRGALPFPLGLVGCSVLLASCAAGPDFMSPDAPAATGYVAEHRLVATASAATPGGNAQSFASGSDLPGTWWALFHSRQINAFVEEAIRNHPDIEAAQLALRAARENALSQQGALFPQVSASGSAERTQASTTQNGQWPGQTSLYTLYGTSVSVSYALDLWGGTRRQVEAQQAQADYQAFKLEATYLALTANVVTAAITDASLRDQIAATEEIIKAETDQLGRIQRQFDVGAISKSDVLSQEATLAQAKATLAPLQKQLAQQRDQLMAYLGRLPSQDRGEHVSLAALKLPHKLPVSLPSALVRQRPDIRQAEATLHQATATVGVGIANLLPQVTLSGSYGASGPERLFSPTTIVWDAASSVSQKLIDGGTLYHTKEADVATFEQDLSLYKSTVITAFQNVADSLRAIQYDAEALKAQAAAEKATADSLAMAVEQFKSGAVPYANVINAQQSYLNARVSRIKSQATRFSDTSALFQALGGGWWNRQDETPAALPRANPGYFAGPTRNSQEAM
- a CDS encoding efflux RND transporter periplasmic adaptor subunit, producing the protein MIKRMTIMLAVMAVLFGGLYGFQSFKGIMIAKAIGAMANPPQTVSTAVAETAPWRSNLTAVGSLRAVNGADLALQAAGIVQSIQFNSGDAVEAGQQLLQLVATDDVAKLQSLQATAENYAIVVKRDEEQIKFNAVSQATLDSDRANLKNAQALVTQQKAIVEQKTLKAPFAGRLGIRAVDLGQFLSAGTTIVTLQSLDPIFVDFYLPQQSLADIRIGQDVGIAVDAFPAERFTGQISAINAKVDSGSRNVQVRATLHNDAARLLPGMFAKVEIATGSPEQFVTLPLTAIVSNPYGDLVYVVDDLKDGQGKARQMFVKSKPAKGDRIAITDGIKPGETVVIAGQIKLRNGSPVKIDNSHVPVAEAAPNVVDQ
- a CDS encoding efflux RND transporter permease subunit, which codes for MRFTDIFIRRPVLALVVSALILVLGLRSMTTLAILQYPRTQNAIVTVSTAYAGADSDIIAGFITTPLENAIAQANGIDYMTSTSVTGSSTITVNLRLNYDSGKAMTEINAKVNSVLNQLPTGTQQPTLTLKVGQTIDSMYIGFASDVLAPNQITDYLTRVVQPKLQAVSGVQTAELLGAKKFALRAWLDPDKLAAYGLTATDVSTALSGNDYISGLGTTKGRLVQVDLAAATNLHSLEQYRNLVVKQVNGAIIRLRDVASVTLGNDDYDSATRFNGRTAVYIGIQVAPTANLLDVINGVKAILPELQRQLPNGITSEILYDSTDFVNSSIDEVIHTLVEAIGIVIVVVFMFLGSWRSVLIPVIAIPLSLIGTFGLMLLMGFSINLLTLLALVLAIGLVVDDAIIVVESVHRLIDEGVPPVEAAIQSARALASPIIAMTVVLIAVYVPVGFQGGLTGALFTEFAFTLAGAVTVSAVIALTLSPMNCAWLLRRTERDATTLEARLVRAIDHVLERLAHGYRGLLESVFTTKPVVVVFALLMLAMIPWLYVSSTSELAPDEDQGIVLSLTNSAPSATLEQRQFYGQQLYGLIAQRPETRTVFQIDTSTQVIGGWVLKPWDQRKATTKTLQPEFQQLLNGIAGARSVAFQPSPLPGSNGLPIQFVIGSTGTFGELNDVSRDFMAKALASGRFIFLDSDLKIDKPQTTVVFDRDKAADLGLKMSDLGGALATMLGGNYLDYFSLEGRSYKVIPQVRQNDRLTDSQLLDYSIRTSGNAMVPLSTVARLEHKTIPESLNHFQQINAATISGVAMPGVAMGDALATLKDISKSLPSGYSIDYGGASRQLEQESGGFVTTFVFALIIIFLALAALFNSFVDPIIILVSVPMSLAGALIFISLGIGGASINIYTQVGLVTLMGLVSKHGILMVEVANELREHGKDRTEAIIEAATVRLRPILMTTAAMVLGVIPLITASGAGAVSRFNMGLVIATGLAIGTLFTLFVVPVVYALIAHRGAPAEATSQAAGATVAP
- a CDS encoding PadR family transcriptional regulator, producing MRHHHWKFGPSSWDDEERGWAHRGRHERHGFGESCEDVRLGGRGPGFGPRGAGLFERGGRRGGREEFGRGGGGRFFGPGDLRSLLLWLIGEKPRHGYELIKAVEQLVGGSYSPSPGSVYPILNLLEDMGQIEAAASEGGKKLFAITDAGRQALKDDEAAIEGLLSRLRIMARTMGGMRPPEQVLQTVQTLKMALKMHRPGWSDAESKRVSTILTRAIAEIQGDDDTAI
- a CDS encoding DUF3861 domain-containing protein, which codes for MPHSYAIEVADTSPRADGAAGPSYGFTFDSHDDLNAIVERVQRRGLFDENESKVFVTGLKLLGGVMLNHRGEPLFAELGPAFKQFMKTLKAGATQEAQA
- a CDS encoding class III extradiol dioxygenase family protein, whose protein sequence is MAKIVGCITTSHVPAIGGAIAKGLQQDPYWKPFFDGFPHVRDWLAKVKPDVVVLVYNDHGLNFFLDKMPTFAVGAADSYSNADEGWGIPQTAPFKGDSELSWHLIEHLVKEDFDLTTCQEMAVDHAFTLPMALCWPDQKWPVRVVPVVVNTVQAPLPSAARCYKLGQALARAIQAWPKDQRVVVMGTGGLSHQLDGERAGFINKDFDEKFMASMVDDPAWATKYSTAELVELSGTQGVELLNWMVARGTLPEKVRKEHSNYHIPISNTATGLMVLEPA